One genomic region from Marmota flaviventris isolate mMarFla1 chromosome 6, mMarFla1.hap1, whole genome shotgun sequence encodes:
- the LOC114107394 gene encoding serpin B6-like, producing MDPLLEATGTFALNLLKTLGEDSSRNVFYSPISISSALAMVLMGAKGTTAVQMAQALSLNKSSSSGGGDVHQGFQSLLTELNKSDTQYLLRTANRLFGEKSYDFLSSFKDSCQNFYQAEMEELDFLNATEESRKHINTWVAKETEDKITELLSPGSLDKITKLVLVNAIYFKGNWDTEFDKELTRERPFKVSKNEEKPVQMMFKESTFKMTYIREICTKILVLPYVSKELNMIIMLPDEHIDLKTVEKELTYEKYIEWTSPDKMYKKQVEVFLPRFKLQENYDLEEVLCSLGMTDAFDEARADFSGMSSRRDLHLSKVVHKSFVEVNEEGTEAAAATACRIVLLCRPPRFCADHPFLFFIQHSRTRGILFCGRVSSP from the exons ATGGATCCTCTGTTGGAAGCAACGGGCACCTTTGCCTTAAACCTTCTTAAAACGCTGGGTGAAGACAGTTCAAGAAATGTGTTTTACTCACCCATCAGCATCTCCTCGGCCCTGGCCATGGTCCTCATGGGGGCAAAGGGAACCACTGCAGTCCAGATGGCTCAG GCACTTTCCTTAAATAAAAGCAGCAGCAGTGGAGGTGGAGATGTCCACCAGGGCTTCCAGTCTCTTCTCACCGAATTGAACAAGTCGGACACACAGTACTTGCTTAGAACAGCCAACAGGCTCTTTGGAGAAAAGTCTTATGATTTCCTCTCA TCTTTTAAAGATTCCTGCCAGAATTTCTACCAAGCAGAGATGGAAGAGCTTGACTTTCTGAATGCTACAGAGGAGTCCAGAAAACACATAAACACCTGGGTAGCTAAAGAGACAGAAG ATAAAATTACAGAGTTGCTGTCTCCAGGTTCATTGGATAAAATCACTAAACTGGTTCTCGTGAATGCCATCTACTTCAAAGGAAACTGGGATACAGAGTTTGACAAAGAGCTCACCCGGGAGAGACCATTTAAAGTCAGCAAG AATGAGGAGAAGCCTGTGCAAATGATGTTTAAGGAGTCGACTTTTAAAATGACCTATATACGGGAAATATGCACCAAGATTCTGGTCCTTCCCTACGTCAGCAAGGAGCTGAATATGATCATCATGCTGCCCGATGAGCACATTGACTTGAAAACA GTGGAGAAGGAACTTACTTATGAGAAATACATAGAGTGGACCAGCCCAGACAAGATGTACAAAAAGCAGGTGGAGGTGTTCCTCCCTCGGTTTAAGCTACAGGAAAATTATGATTTGGAGGAAGTCCTTTGCAGCCTGGGCATGACCGATGCCTTCGATGAGGCCAGAGCAGACTTTTCTGGAATGTCATCCAGAAGAGACCTGCATCTGTCCAAGGTCGTGCACAAGTCCTTTGTGGAGGTCAATGAGGAGGGTACCGAAGCTGCAGCTGCCACAGCCTGTAGGATAGTGCTACTGTGCAGACCTCCGCGCTTCTGCGCAGAccaccccttcctcttcttcatccagcacagcaggaccagagggattcTGTTCTGCGGCCGAGTTTCTTCTCCATGA